In one window of Corynebacterium mycetoides DNA:
- a CDS encoding NAD(P)-dependent alcohol dehydrogenase → MKAVRHIGYHTFPEIKEVDKPTPGPGQVLLKVAGAGACHSDVAVFHEFDEGINPKVDPEFTLGHENSGWVEEVGEGVNGIEVGAAYLVYGPVGCGVCRACSRGQDTYCENADKLDYAAIGLGLDGGMAEYVVVPARNLVPLGDADPVSAAPLADAGLTPYHAIKLALPTLNGGGKFALVIGLGGLGIIGVQILNALTGATIIATDMKEDAMAEAEKLGAITVAGGEGQVECIREITGGRGVDAVFDFVGVGATVGTAMKSVARQGRVTIVGLGNLSPYEWAFLTTPYEAELVNTYWGTIEELHEVVDMYKAGQIVPPVTTFPLDQALDAYQQLVDGAISGRAVVVPHGK, encoded by the coding sequence TTGAAAGCCGTACGACACATCGGATACCACACCTTCCCCGAGATTAAGGAAGTAGACAAACCCACCCCGGGCCCGGGCCAGGTACTGCTCAAGGTAGCCGGCGCGGGCGCCTGCCACTCGGACGTGGCCGTCTTCCACGAGTTCGACGAGGGCATCAACCCGAAGGTCGATCCTGAGTTCACCCTCGGCCACGAAAACTCCGGCTGGGTGGAGGAGGTCGGCGAGGGCGTCAACGGGATCGAAGTCGGGGCCGCCTACCTCGTCTACGGCCCCGTCGGCTGCGGCGTCTGCCGCGCGTGCAGCCGCGGGCAGGACACCTACTGCGAGAACGCGGACAAGCTCGACTACGCCGCAATCGGCCTCGGGTTAGACGGCGGGATGGCCGAATACGTGGTGGTCCCCGCGCGCAACCTCGTCCCGCTGGGCGACGCCGACCCGGTGAGCGCCGCCCCACTCGCGGACGCCGGCTTGACCCCCTACCACGCCATCAAGCTCGCGCTCCCCACCCTCAACGGCGGCGGGAAATTCGCCCTGGTTATCGGCCTCGGAGGCCTCGGGATCATCGGCGTACAGATTCTCAACGCCCTGACCGGGGCCACCATCATCGCCACCGACATGAAGGAAGACGCGATGGCGGAGGCCGAGAAGCTCGGCGCGATCACCGTCGCGGGCGGCGAGGGCCAAGTGGAGTGCATCCGGGAGATCACCGGCGGCAGGGGCGTCGACGCGGTTTTCGATTTCGTCGGCGTGGGCGCCACCGTGGGCACCGCAATGAAGTCCGTCGCCCGCCAGGGCCGCGTCACCATCGTCGGCCTGGGCAACCTCTCCCCCTACGAATGGGCGTTTTTGACCACCCCGTATGAGGCCGAGCTGGTGAACACCTACTGGGGCACCATCGAGGAGCTCCACGAGGTGGTCGACATGTACAAGGCCGGCCAGATCGTGCCCCCGGTGACCACCTTCCCGCTGGATCAGGCGCTCGACGCCTACCAGCAGCTTGTCGACGGCGCCATCTCCGGCCGCGCGGTCGTCGTCCCACACGGCAAGTAG